A DNA window from Amycolatopsis sp. DSM 110486 contains the following coding sequences:
- a CDS encoding aminomethyl transferase family protein, whose amino-acid sequence MPNESLEEKLRRIGNPVEMLRNAPSKRFKFDYPDQYTTWQDEQRAWTSTAVFFDQSHHMTDVYFRGPDVKRLFADTGTNSFATFGRDKAKHFVACNEEGRLIGTAVLFGLEEDEVNLVGPTAAANWVQYQAETGGYDVEVTRDERTAENPGKRLTFRYEIEGPRAWDILEKAQGGPIDRIKFFTMTDLKLGGVRARALSHTMAGVPGAESIGLEIFGPVADGPAVRDAILAAGEEFGLVQGGALAYYTGGTESGYPAQPTAAVYTGERMKPYREWLSGDGYEGRLSIGGSFRSDRIEDYYVTPWQFGYGHLVKFDHDFIGRTALEELANQPRRTKVWLKWNEEDVSRVYASSLFDGEQRAKYLETPLARYSRVHVDSVLVGDELVGRSTLSAYTVNVGSWMSVGFIDEGHVHDGAEVLIVWGEEGGGTAKKSVERHVQTTIRATMSTRPLAG is encoded by the coding sequence ATGCCGAACGAGAGTCTCGAGGAAAAACTGCGTCGGATCGGCAATCCGGTCGAGATGCTGCGCAACGCCCCGTCGAAGCGGTTCAAGTTCGACTACCCGGACCAATACACGACCTGGCAGGACGAGCAGCGGGCTTGGACGAGCACCGCGGTGTTCTTCGACCAGTCGCACCACATGACCGACGTCTACTTCCGTGGTCCCGACGTCAAACGGCTCTTCGCGGACACCGGAACGAACAGTTTCGCTACCTTCGGGCGGGACAAGGCGAAGCATTTCGTGGCGTGCAACGAGGAGGGCCGCCTCATCGGCACGGCGGTGCTGTTCGGTCTGGAGGAGGACGAGGTCAACCTCGTCGGACCGACCGCCGCCGCGAACTGGGTGCAGTACCAAGCCGAGACGGGCGGTTACGACGTCGAGGTGACTCGTGACGAGCGGACAGCCGAGAACCCGGGCAAGCGGTTGACGTTCCGGTACGAGATCGAAGGACCGCGCGCCTGGGACATCCTCGAGAAGGCCCAGGGCGGCCCGATCGACCGCATCAAGTTCTTCACGATGACGGATCTGAAGCTCGGTGGCGTCCGGGCGCGAGCCTTGTCGCACACGATGGCGGGCGTGCCGGGCGCCGAGTCGATCGGATTGGAAATCTTCGGTCCCGTCGCCGACGGGCCGGCGGTCCGGGACGCGATCCTCGCCGCCGGCGAGGAGTTCGGCCTGGTCCAGGGCGGCGCTCTCGCGTATTACACCGGGGGAACCGAATCCGGGTACCCGGCGCAGCCCACCGCCGCCGTCTATACCGGCGAGCGGATGAAGCCGTACCGAGAATGGCTCTCCGGTGACGGCTACGAGGGCCGGCTTTCGATCGGAGGCAGCTTCCGCTCGGACCGCATCGAGGATTACTACGTCACGCCGTGGCAGTTCGGCTACGGCCACCTGGTCAAGTTCGACCACGACTTCATCGGGCGCACTGCGCTCGAAGAGCTCGCGAACCAGCCGCGCCGCACCAAGGTGTGGCTGAAGTGGAACGAGGAGGACGTCAGCCGCGTCTATGCGAGCAGTCTCTTCGACGGCGAGCAGCGAGCGAAATACCTCGAGACGCCGCTTGCCCGATATTCGCGGGTACACGTCGACTCTGTGCTCGTCGGCGACGAGCTCGTCGGACGGTCCACTTTGTCCGCGTACACCGTGAACGTCGGGTCGTGGATGTCGGTCGGATTCATCGACGAAGGCCACGTGCACGACGGTGCCGAAGTGCTCATCGTCTGGGGCGAGGAAGGCGGCGGCACAGCCAAGAAGTCGGTGGAACGCCATGTCCAGACGACGATCCGCGCCACGATGAGCACGCGCCCGCTGGCCGGCTGA
- a CDS encoding fumarylacetoacetate hydrolase family protein, with translation MAYATYEHNRQRRVGRVDGDRLIPLAGIEALGLHTDVDTLANAVELPAEAVAIDDVYLCPVVPAPDKIICVGLNYLTHVGETGRDLPTYPVLFTKFASSLIGPRDDIVLPAESAQVDYEAELAVVIGRPGRRIPREHALHHVLGYTVANDVTMRDYQYKTHQWLQGKAWERSTPLGPYLVTPGETDVSAAGIRTVLGGEKLQESDTAKLIFDIPTLISVVSEFSTVLPGDVILTGTPGGVGYRREPQRFLTHGDVITVEVDGVGALTNRVRRED, from the coding sequence ATGGCATACGCCACCTACGAACACAACCGGCAACGTCGCGTCGGCCGCGTCGACGGAGACCGCCTGATCCCCCTGGCGGGGATCGAGGCGCTCGGGCTGCACACCGACGTCGACACGTTGGCGAATGCGGTGGAGCTGCCTGCCGAGGCTGTCGCGATCGACGACGTGTACCTGTGCCCGGTGGTCCCCGCCCCGGACAAGATTATCTGCGTCGGACTCAACTATCTGACGCACGTCGGCGAGACCGGCCGGGATCTGCCGACGTATCCGGTGCTGTTCACGAAGTTCGCTTCCAGCCTGATCGGGCCGCGGGACGACATCGTGCTCCCGGCAGAGTCCGCGCAAGTCGACTACGAAGCCGAGCTGGCCGTCGTCATCGGGCGGCCAGGGCGACGGATCCCGAGGGAACATGCGCTTCACCACGTGCTCGGGTACACCGTGGCGAACGACGTGACCATGCGCGACTACCAGTACAAGACGCACCAGTGGCTGCAGGGAAAGGCCTGGGAGCGTTCGACGCCGCTCGGCCCCTATCTGGTGACGCCCGGAGAGACGGACGTATCGGCGGCCGGGATCCGCACCGTGCTCGGCGGCGAAAAGCTCCAGGAGTCCGATACCGCGAAGCTGATCTTCGACATTCCGACTTTGATCTCGGTGGTCTCCGAGTTCTCCACCGTTCTGCCCGGCGACGTCATCTTGACCGGGACTCCCGGCGGGGTCGGCTACCGCCGCGAACCCCAGCGCTTTCTCACCCACGGCGACGTGATCACCGTCGAAGTGGATGGCGTCGGAGCGCTGACGAACCGAGTGCGCCGGGAGGACTGA
- a CDS encoding VOC family protein has product MPPRHRVTLPEPGAAGALRRTATSHIGLRVPDVAAAVEFYGKILGLRVHSGLDGGGQRLGWGSGHHVLDLVPGEEGLDHIGFEIRDEGGVADLEKRLRGGGHAVAELDRSYLDGAGPEVNGLVATDPDGNTVHFHGPVRRDGEHGADTGRRPVKYQHVTLSTKDVPAMVAFYTGVAGFRLSDQLADGSFAWLRSDRDHHTLAVVATGRAGGIDHYSFDLAEWEDFKSWCDRLTEEDVAVTWGPGRHGPGNNLFIFFDDPAGNHVELSAEMEKFHDDRVEYVPRRWEPIPVSVNLWGGQLATWRKTTEGGR; this is encoded by the coding sequence ATGCCACCTCGCCATCGCGTCACCTTGCCTGAACCCGGCGCCGCCGGGGCGTTGCGCCGGACCGCGACCTCCCACATCGGTCTCCGGGTACCGGACGTGGCCGCCGCCGTCGAGTTCTACGGCAAGATCCTTGGTCTGAGAGTCCACTCCGGACTGGACGGTGGTGGGCAACGGCTCGGCTGGGGCTCGGGTCACCACGTCCTCGACCTCGTGCCGGGCGAGGAAGGTCTGGACCACATCGGGTTCGAGATCCGGGACGAGGGCGGTGTAGCGGACCTGGAAAAGCGGCTTCGCGGTGGCGGTCACGCCGTTGCCGAGCTTGACCGGTCGTACCTCGACGGCGCCGGACCCGAGGTCAACGGCCTCGTGGCGACGGATCCGGACGGCAATACCGTGCATTTCCACGGCCCCGTGCGCCGCGATGGCGAGCATGGCGCGGACACCGGACGACGCCCGGTCAAATACCAGCACGTCACGCTGTCCACGAAAGACGTGCCGGCGATGGTCGCGTTCTACACCGGGGTGGCCGGGTTCCGGCTCTCGGACCAGTTGGCCGACGGCAGTTTCGCGTGGCTGCGCAGCGACCGCGACCATCACACCCTGGCTGTGGTCGCCACCGGCCGCGCAGGCGGGATCGACCACTACTCTTTCGACCTGGCCGAGTGGGAGGACTTCAAGTCCTGGTGCGATCGGTTGACCGAGGAGGACGTGGCCGTCACCTGGGGGCCAGGTCGCCACGGACCGGGCAACAACCTCTTCATCTTCTTCGACGACCCGGCCGGCAACCACGTGGAGCTCTCCGCCGAGATGGAGAAGTTCCACGACGACCGTGTCGAGTATGTCCCGCGCCGCTGGGAGCCGATCCCGGTGAGCGTGAACCTGTGGGGCGGGCAGCTCGCCACCTGGCGGAAGACCACGGAAGGAGGTCGCTGA
- a CDS encoding FAD-dependent monooxygenase: protein MDRTESQVVVVGAGPVGMTAAALLAARGVPVTVFERNTTTSDEPKAISLDDESLRVYQSAGLADRILRVIVPGTGTRYYDASGAPVFQARSPRPFRLGYPFKNPFAQQDLERELFAHLAAHPLVTMRMATEVRDIGLVPDGVVVSYASAAEPDDGVRAVHTPYVLGCDGGKSIVRRTLGVGMTGRSHPEPWLVVDVLDDHHNERYGMHHADPARPHVIIPGRGGRCRYEFLLHPGEGTPESGPDFELVRRLLEPFRTITPEQIERAIIYRFNALVADQWHQDRAFLLGDAAHMMPPFAGQGLNSGIRDAANLCWKLADVLGGRLDPVALDTYERERRGHAEATVRLSERLGRVVMSTNRRFALRRDAYLAAALRDADARSFYEEMRYRPPHVYESGLIAPRCDDTVGPTGVMLGQPRTFDTSRGRTMLLDEVVGTGWALLGIGVSPEDLAEAAHLVDAVEPTAVLVSIDDRLPSGGTECLVDVDGGLDAEFAPYRGQFVLVRPDHFVAAVWTRRQPPALDALHVTAFDDRRPALVAG, encoded by the coding sequence ATGGATCGGACTGAGAGCCAGGTCGTCGTGGTGGGGGCCGGGCCGGTCGGGATGACGGCCGCGGCGCTGCTGGCCGCACGCGGCGTGCCGGTGACGGTGTTCGAGCGCAACACCACCACCAGCGATGAACCGAAAGCCATCTCGCTCGACGACGAGTCGCTGAGGGTGTACCAGTCCGCGGGCCTCGCGGATCGGATCCTGCGAGTGATCGTGCCGGGCACGGGGACGCGGTACTACGACGCGTCCGGTGCTCCGGTTTTCCAGGCAAGATCCCCACGCCCTTTTCGGCTCGGGTATCCCTTCAAGAACCCGTTCGCGCAACAGGACCTGGAGCGCGAACTCTTCGCCCACCTGGCGGCGCACCCCCTGGTGACCATGCGCATGGCGACCGAAGTGCGTGATATCGGCCTGGTGCCGGACGGCGTGGTGGTGAGCTACGCGTCCGCCGCTGAGCCCGACGACGGCGTGCGGGCGGTTCATACGCCGTACGTCCTGGGATGCGACGGCGGTAAGTCTATCGTGCGCCGCACGCTGGGAGTCGGCATGACGGGACGGAGCCACCCGGAGCCGTGGTTGGTGGTCGACGTCCTCGACGACCACCACAACGAGCGATACGGCATGCACCACGCGGACCCGGCGCGTCCGCATGTGATCATCCCCGGTCGCGGTGGCCGGTGCCGGTACGAGTTCCTGTTGCACCCGGGGGAGGGCACGCCCGAGTCTGGACCCGACTTCGAGCTCGTGCGCCGACTCCTGGAGCCGTTCCGCACCATCACTCCGGAGCAGATCGAGCGGGCGATCATCTACCGTTTCAACGCGCTCGTCGCCGACCAGTGGCACCAGGACAGGGCGTTTCTGTTGGGCGACGCGGCGCACATGATGCCGCCCTTCGCCGGGCAGGGTCTCAACTCGGGCATCAGGGATGCCGCGAACCTCTGCTGGAAGCTGGCGGACGTCCTGGGCGGCCGGCTCGATCCCGTCGCGCTCGACACGTACGAGAGGGAAAGGCGCGGTCACGCTGAGGCGACTGTACGGCTCTCGGAGCGGCTCGGCCGGGTGGTGATGTCGACCAACAGGCGGTTCGCGCTGCGCCGCGACGCGTACCTGGCCGCTGCTCTACGCGACGCCGATGCGCGCTCGTTTTACGAGGAGATGCGTTACCGGCCGCCGCACGTCTACGAGTCCGGCCTCATCGCACCCCGGTGCGACGACACCGTAGGGCCAACTGGCGTGATGCTCGGGCAACCGAGGACGTTCGACACCTCGCGCGGACGGACGATGCTCCTCGACGAGGTCGTGGGGACCGGCTGGGCGCTTCTGGGTATCGGTGTCAGCCCGGAGGACCTCGCCGAGGCCGCTCACCTTGTCGATGCGGTGGAGCCGACCGCCGTCCTCGTCTCCATCGACGACCGGCTGCCCTCCGGTGGCACCGAGTGCCTCGTCGACGTGGACGGGGGGCTCGACGCCGAGTTCGCGCCGTACCGAGGACAGTTCGTCCTCGTCCGCCCGGACCACTTCGTCGCTGCGGTGTGGACACGACGGCAGCCTCCCGCTCTCGACGCCCTCCACGTCACCGCGTTCGACGATCGGCGCCCCGCGCTCGTCGCCGGGTGA
- a CDS encoding PDR/VanB family oxidoreductase: MPPRQTASWHRVKVRESFAVADQIRRIVLDPPAGPAPQPGSHVDVLVPAAGGGHLVRSYSVVDDGRFAALSLGVRLDPHSRGGSAFMHRLCPGDEVTITAPIQTFGLTPRQSRYVLLAGGIGITPMIGMARKLKADKTDYEIFYAGRNRVDMAFVEELREDHGERVRVRYEDEDGRFDLLEVFGGLTPETELYVCGPVGMLEAAQKAWEATGHPSHLLRFETFGSSGRLPNETFEVVVPKLGLTVTVPPDKSALDALGEAGCEVMSDCLRGECGLCVLPVRVADGVLDHRDVFLSGRQKAQGDQMCLCVSRLSGGSLVLDLP; the protein is encoded by the coding sequence ATGCCGCCACGTCAGACGGCCAGCTGGCATCGCGTCAAGGTGCGGGAAAGTTTCGCGGTCGCAGATCAGATCCGGCGGATCGTGCTGGACCCGCCCGCCGGGCCGGCGCCGCAACCGGGCAGCCACGTCGACGTGCTGGTGCCCGCCGCCGGCGGCGGGCATCTGGTCCGTTCGTACTCCGTCGTCGACGACGGACGGTTCGCGGCGCTGAGCCTCGGTGTCCGGCTCGACCCGCACAGCAGGGGCGGATCCGCCTTCATGCACCGGCTGTGCCCGGGTGACGAGGTCACGATCACCGCGCCCATCCAGACGTTCGGTCTCACCCCGCGGCAGTCGAGGTACGTGCTCCTCGCAGGCGGGATCGGGATCACTCCGATGATCGGCATGGCGCGGAAACTCAAGGCCGACAAGACGGACTACGAAATCTTCTACGCCGGACGCAATCGCGTGGACATGGCGTTCGTCGAGGAGCTTCGCGAAGACCACGGGGAGCGGGTGAGGGTCCGCTACGAGGACGAGGACGGCCGATTCGATCTCTTGGAAGTCTTCGGCGGGTTGACGCCGGAGACCGAACTCTACGTGTGCGGTCCGGTCGGCATGCTCGAAGCCGCCCAGAAGGCATGGGAGGCCACGGGACACCCGTCCCACCTGCTCCGGTTCGAGACGTTCGGGAGCAGCGGGCGCCTGCCCAACGAAACCTTCGAGGTCGTCGTCCCCAAGCTCGGCCTCACGGTCACTGTGCCTCCGGACAAGTCCGCGCTGGATGCTCTGGGTGAGGCCGGCTGCGAGGTCATGAGTGACTGCCTGCGCGGGGAGTGCGGGCTCTGCGTCCTGCCGGTCCGCGTCGCGGACGGGGTGCTTGACCACCGCGACGTGTTTCTCAGCGGACGCCAGAAGGCACAGGGGGACCAGATGTGCCTGTGCGTGTCCCGGCTGAGCGGCGGCTCGCTTGTCCTCGATCTCCCGTGA
- a CDS encoding aromatic ring-hydroxylating dioxygenase subunit alpha, which translates to MFPLNAWYAAAWEQEVGRTLTARTICGRQVVLYRTEGGEVAALADACWHRLVPLSMGRLDGDNVVCGYHGIAYDPRGRCAFMPSQETINPSASVQSFPTVSRYRLVWVWLGDPNLADPAKLPDLHWASDPAWAGGGETLHVDCDYRLVLDNLMDLTHETYLHSNSIGNDAVAETPFSVSHTDDKVVLTRWMLGIEPPPAWDAELKWRFPDYDGPVDRWQIITWQAPSTITIDVGVAKAGTGAPQGDRSQGVTGQVLDMITPETDRSCHYFWLRMRDYNLDDEDYTAAMVRAVHGIFNEDAEMLNAQQKAIEAHPGYDFYNLNIDAGGMWVRRLIDRLVAAEADLVGERALAERG; encoded by the coding sequence GTGTTTCCTCTGAACGCTTGGTATGCCGCGGCCTGGGAGCAGGAGGTCGGGCGCACGCTGACCGCGAGGACGATCTGCGGCCGGCAGGTGGTGCTCTATCGCACGGAAGGCGGCGAGGTCGCCGCACTCGCGGATGCGTGCTGGCACCGCTTGGTTCCGCTTTCGATGGGCCGTCTCGACGGCGACAACGTGGTATGCGGCTACCACGGGATCGCTTACGACCCGCGAGGCCGGTGCGCGTTCATGCCGTCCCAAGAGACCATCAACCCGAGCGCCTCGGTGCAGTCGTTCCCGACGGTGAGCAGGTACCGGCTGGTGTGGGTCTGGCTCGGCGATCCGAACCTGGCGGATCCGGCCAAGCTGCCCGACCTCCATTGGGCGTCGGACCCGGCGTGGGCCGGAGGCGGTGAGACCCTCCACGTCGACTGCGACTACCGCCTCGTGCTCGACAACCTGATGGACCTGACCCACGAGACGTACCTCCATTCCAACAGCATCGGCAACGACGCCGTGGCGGAGACCCCGTTTTCGGTCAGCCACACCGACGACAAGGTGGTGCTGACCCGGTGGATGCTCGGCATCGAGCCGCCGCCCGCGTGGGACGCCGAGCTCAAGTGGCGTTTCCCGGATTACGACGGCCCGGTGGACCGCTGGCAGATCATCACCTGGCAGGCGCCGTCGACGATCACCATCGACGTGGGGGTCGCGAAGGCCGGAACCGGTGCGCCGCAAGGGGATCGAAGTCAAGGTGTCACGGGGCAGGTGCTCGACATGATCACACCCGAGACGGACCGGTCTTGTCACTACTTCTGGTTGCGCATGCGCGACTACAACCTCGACGACGAGGACTACACGGCCGCCATGGTCCGGGCGGTCCACGGGATCTTCAACGAGGACGCCGAAATGCTGAACGCGCAGCAGAAGGCCATCGAGGCCCACCCCGGCTACGACTTCTACAACCTGAACATCGATGCCGGCGGCATGTGGGTTCGGCGGCTCATCGACCGCCTGGTCGCCGCGGAGGCCGATCTCGTCGGCGAGCGCGCGCTCGCGGAGCGTGGCTGA
- a CDS encoding IclR family transcriptional regulator, which translates to MIAPRGSTGRSGGPTVHGCSSSASECRDRFDSLVITAGRVPCMPGQESSSYRERNSTADRTLDVLSLFNDDHPVVGGVEVAKQLQVARSTAYRYLQSLVSARFLEEEPTGGYRLGMRFVELGRLARRAHDLSDIAAPVIVDLAARAGETALITRRAGNLVVCLDRAESETHRLRISYERGAVLPINAGASALVLLAWDEPDSIRQTFAQSHLQQFTPATLIDVDQLMDRLERIKRDGYAVTRAEVDDDVVGIAAPIFTGEKVTAAVTVAALASRVPKALERRILTQVREAAETISRQLTIVAG; encoded by the coding sequence GTGATCGCCCCGCGCGGATCGACAGGCCGCAGCGGTGGGCCGACAGTCCACGGCTGCTCGAGCTCGGCCTCCGAGTGCCGCGACCGGTTCGATTCGCTCGTGATCACCGCCGGTAGGGTGCCCTGCATGCCAGGACAGGAATCCAGCAGCTATCGCGAGCGCAACTCGACGGCCGATCGAACCCTCGACGTCCTGTCGCTGTTCAACGACGACCACCCGGTCGTCGGCGGGGTCGAAGTGGCCAAGCAGTTGCAGGTAGCGCGCTCGACCGCTTACCGCTACTTGCAAAGCCTCGTGAGTGCGCGCTTCCTGGAAGAGGAACCGACGGGCGGGTATCGGCTGGGCATGCGGTTCGTCGAACTGGGCCGGCTGGCGAGGCGAGCGCACGACCTCTCGGACATCGCTGCGCCTGTCATCGTCGACCTGGCGGCACGAGCGGGCGAGACCGCCCTCATCACCCGGCGAGCGGGCAACCTTGTCGTCTGCCTCGACCGCGCGGAGTCAGAGACCCACCGGCTGCGGATCTCCTACGAGCGGGGGGCGGTGCTACCGATCAACGCCGGCGCCTCCGCCCTCGTCCTGCTGGCGTGGGACGAACCCGATTCGATCCGGCAGACCTTCGCCCAATCCCACCTGCAGCAGTTCACTCCGGCGACACTGATCGACGTGGACCAGCTGATGGACCGGCTGGAGCGGATCAAGCGCGACGGCTACGCCGTCACCCGCGCCGAGGTCGACGACGACGTCGTCGGCATCGCCGCACCGATCTTCACGGGCGAGAAAGTCACAGCGGCAGTCACGGTGGCAGCTCTGGCCTCGCGTGTTCCCAAGGCCCTGGAACGCCGGATCCTCACACAGGTACGAGAGGCGGCCGAAACGATCAGCCGACAGCTCACGATTGTGGCCGGCTGA
- a CDS encoding IclR family transcriptional regulator, with protein sequence MGWLAVRRPACPRLSCVPGQRAETGYRGRNATSDRALDILTMFADDQATVTGPMVAERLGASRSTAYRYVQSLVTARFLEEAPNGGFRLGMRVLELAQLARRTVGLSEVATPVMEELAEEVGEVVLLTRRTGDLVVCLDRAESRERRVRISYERGAVLPINAGASATVLLAWSDQEEVRELLNRATLQRFTDATLTDVDALVARLDNIRSDGYAIARSELDVEVIGIAAPIWGPQEGEVVAAVSVAGVVSRIPRKAERMIVAKVRSAAARISEQLAVARAGR encoded by the coding sequence GTGGGCTGGCTCGCCGTCAGGCGGCCGGCCTGCCCTAGACTGTCGTGCGTGCCAGGACAACGCGCTGAAACCGGCTATCGCGGGCGTAACGCGACGTCGGATCGTGCTCTCGACATCTTGACGATGTTCGCGGATGACCAGGCGACGGTGACGGGTCCGATGGTCGCGGAACGGCTCGGTGCTTCCCGATCCACGGCTTACCGTTACGTGCAGTCCCTCGTGACGGCACGGTTTCTCGAAGAGGCGCCCAACGGTGGCTTCAGGCTCGGGATGCGCGTGCTCGAGCTCGCCCAGCTCGCCCGGCGGACGGTCGGGCTGTCCGAAGTGGCGACACCCGTGATGGAGGAGCTGGCGGAGGAAGTGGGGGAGGTCGTCCTTCTCACCCGGCGGACAGGTGACCTCGTCGTCTGCCTGGATCGCGCAGAGTCCCGCGAGCGTCGAGTGCGGATTTCCTACGAGCGCGGGGCGGTGCTGCCGATCAACGCCGGGGCGTCCGCGACGGTCCTCCTCGCGTGGAGTGACCAGGAGGAGGTCCGGGAGCTTCTGAACCGCGCGACGCTGCAGCGGTTCACCGACGCGACGCTGACCGATGTGGACGCGCTCGTCGCCCGGCTGGACAACATCCGGTCCGACGGATACGCCATTGCCCGGTCCGAGCTGGACGTCGAGGTAATCGGGATCGCTGCGCCGATCTGGGGGCCACAGGAGGGCGAGGTGGTCGCTGCCGTGAGCGTCGCAGGTGTCGTGTCCCGCATTCCGCGGAAAGCAGAGCGGATGATCGTCGCGAAGGTGCGCTCGGCGGCCGCGCGGATCAGCGAGCAACTGGCCGTGGCCCGGGCCGGGCGGTAG
- a CDS encoding helix-turn-helix transcriptional regulator, translating to MATDPGIRTGTTTAASPAPVCPELHFDQRTELGEFLRSRRARLKPADVGLREYNRRRRVPGLRREELAQVAGVSAAYYTRLEQGNGQNVSNEVLDAISSALGLSEAEHAHLVHLARPPRRKQGVELRRQQVRPELLEMLSALDSVPAYVWGRRSDVLAWNRLACVLFGDWNARAPRDRNWGRVAFLEPRARQRFADWEAKAADVVGHLRWYAGRHPNDPQLGELLADLSVSADFRRMWDAHQVKRKTHGRMRINHPAVGELTVCYETFTLPGDEDQSLAIYHAEAGTSSEEALRSLTLSRELTAGVRD from the coding sequence ATGGCGACCGACCCCGGCATCCGCACCGGCACGACGACCGCAGCGAGCCCCGCCCCCGTGTGCCCGGAGCTGCACTTCGACCAGCGCACAGAACTCGGCGAATTCCTGCGCAGCCGGCGGGCCCGGCTCAAACCGGCCGACGTCGGGCTGCGGGAGTACAACCGCCGCCGACGCGTGCCCGGTCTGCGCCGCGAAGAGCTGGCCCAGGTCGCGGGAGTGTCGGCTGCGTACTACACGCGCCTCGAGCAGGGCAACGGCCAGAACGTCTCGAACGAGGTCCTCGACGCGATCTCCTCGGCGCTCGGCCTTTCCGAGGCCGAGCACGCGCACTTGGTGCACCTCGCCAGGCCGCCGCGGCGCAAGCAGGGTGTCGAGCTGCGGCGCCAGCAAGTACGGCCCGAGCTGCTCGAGATGCTGTCGGCGTTGGACAGCGTTCCCGCCTACGTGTGGGGACGCCGCAGCGACGTGCTTGCGTGGAACCGCCTGGCGTGCGTCCTCTTCGGCGACTGGAACGCGCGAGCCCCGCGCGACCGCAACTGGGGGCGGGTCGCCTTCCTCGAACCCCGGGCCCGGCAGCGTTTCGCTGACTGGGAGGCCAAGGCGGCCGACGTCGTCGGTCACCTGCGCTGGTACGCCGGCCGCCATCCGAACGACCCGCAGCTGGGAGAACTTCTCGCGGACCTGTCGGTCAGCGCGGACTTCCGGCGCATGTGGGACGCCCACCAGGTCAAGCGAAAGACGCACGGCCGCATGCGGATCAACCACCCAGCCGTCGGCGAACTGACCGTCTGCTACGAGACTTTCACGCTTCCCGGCGACGAGGACCAGTCGCTGGCGATCTACCACGCCGAGGCCGGGACGTCGTCGGAGGAAGCGTTGCGTTCGCTGACGCTGTCCCGCGAACTGACGGCTGGCGTGCGGGACTGA